The Solibacillus sp. FSL R7-0682 genome includes a window with the following:
- a CDS encoding S-4TM family putative pore-forming effector: MNKLFPIQDRQNTPESIIFLRGQRQAYKQAKNFYMFRMFLSIVWPIIAVLLYFIFDNKFSNVVIVISSLILVVTFIIEYYEKSFSKVGANIQECFDTSIFNLKWNSHLVGEKVSKEDIVLLADKERTEEWKLKDWYTGIETENEVEYTLKAQRMNTAWSIKQKEKFSKFLLFSGILIFISLVVIGCYHGFKLYDFLIMLFFPTISLFIYLFKAWFDFLQQVNELKRITQCIDDSLNNKAKVTKQELRAIQDSIYIHGRIPNNIIPDVLYNRMRSKLENLFKYTNK, from the coding sequence ATGAATAAACTGTTTCCCATTCAAGATAGACAAAATACTCCAGAAAGCATTATTTTTTTACGTGGGCAAAGACAAGCATATAAACAAGCTAAAAATTTTTATATGTTTAGAATGTTTTTAAGTATAGTTTGGCCGATTATAGCAGTTTTATTATATTTTATTTTTGATAATAAATTTTCTAATGTTGTTATAGTAATTAGTTCCTTAATTTTAGTTGTAACATTTATTATAGAATATTATGAAAAAAGCTTTTCAAAAGTGGGGGCAAATATTCAAGAGTGTTTTGATACGAGTATATTCAATTTAAAGTGGAATTCACATTTAGTTGGTGAAAAAGTTAGTAAAGAAGATATTGTTTTGTTAGCAGATAAAGAAAGAACGGAAGAATGGAAATTAAAAGATTGGTACACTGGAATAGAAACTGAGAACGAAGTCGAATATACATTAAAAGCACAGCGTATGAATACAGCATGGTCCATAAAACAAAAAGAAAAGTTTAGTAAATTTCTTTTGTTTTCAGGTATTTTAATATTTATTTCTTTGGTTGTAATAGGGTGTTATCATGGATTCAAGTTATATGATTTTTTAATAATGTTATTTTTCCCAACGATTTCATTATTCATTTACTTATTTAAAGCCTGGTTTGATTTTCTTCAACAAGTAAATGAGTTAAAAAGAATTACACAATGTATAGATGATTCATTAAATAACAAGGCTAAGGTCACTAAGCAAGAACTACGAGCTATTCAAGATTCTATTTATATTCATGGTCGGATACCTAATAATATTATTCCAGATGTACTATATAATAGAATGAGAAGTAAACTTGAAAATTTATTTAAATACACAAATAAGTAA
- a CDS encoding nucleotidyltransferase codes for MSTENLKILLIDSRGNLIIKGIEGIFELREYLKKYRKRRNRMTTYTRVNMNEFIKNNINLDVDVTKKARSSRDFLYQQLEELPSKVEDFPRLYPNKHIYNYGSFSRKTKIRPLDDIDFMLVFAADGTTYENFGDEVKLTVPKEAENLYKLRDENGYLNSRKIANKIKDNISKVSQYKKADIRSSQEAVILSLTSYDWTFDIIPAFKTTEESDGRSYYLIPNGKGHWKKTDPRIDQARVTGINKSTDFNVIEFIRIIKYWNKVQRINISSYLIENIVLNYFETNYIWPNRKNQLNSFFAYLKDAIFESVLDPKGLQGDLNDLEYKKKCLIQNKAIASESAVVKALNFEASQDYESADGQWRIIFGDDYE; via the coding sequence ATGTCTACAGAAAACTTAAAAATATTATTGATAGATAGCAGAGGAAACCTAATTATTAAGGGAATTGAAGGAATCTTTGAATTGCGGGAGTATTTGAAAAAATATAGAAAGAGGCGGAATAGGATGACTACTTATACCAGGGTAAATATGAATGAATTCATAAAAAATAATATAAATTTAGATGTAGATGTTACTAAGAAAGCACGTTCAAGTAGGGATTTCTTGTATCAGCAATTAGAAGAGTTACCTAGTAAAGTAGAAGATTTTCCAAGATTATATCCAAACAAACATATATATAACTACGGATCATTTTCGAGGAAAACAAAAATTCGACCATTAGATGACATAGATTTTATGTTAGTTTTTGCAGCAGATGGGACAACATATGAAAATTTTGGTGATGAGGTAAAATTAACTGTTCCGAAAGAAGCAGAAAATCTATATAAGTTAAGAGACGAAAATGGATATTTAAACTCAAGAAAAATAGCGAATAAGATTAAGGATAATATATCAAAAGTTTCTCAATATAAAAAGGCAGATATTCGTTCAAGCCAAGAAGCAGTAATTTTAAGTTTAACTAGTTATGACTGGACCTTTGATATTATACCAGCATTTAAAACAACAGAAGAAAGTGATGGTAGGTCTTATTATCTGATTCCGAATGGAAAGGGTCATTGGAAGAAAACGGACCCTAGGATTGATCAGGCAAGGGTTACTGGAATTAACAAATCAACGGATTTTAATGTTATTGAATTTATAAGGATTATTAAGTATTGGAATAAAGTACAAAGAATCAATATTTCATCATATTTGATAGAAAATATAGTATTGAATTACTTTGAAACTAACTATATTTGGCCAAATAGAAAAAATCAATTAAACTCATTTTTTGCTTACTTGAAAGATGCTATTTTTGAATCAGTTTTAGATCCTAAAGGATTACAAGGGGATTTAAATGACTTAGAGTATAAGAAGAAATGTTTAATACAAAATAAGGCCATAGCAAGTGAATCTGCCGTAGTTAAAGCATTGAATTTCGAAGCGAGTCAAGATTATGAAAGTGCTGATGGACAGTGGCGAATTATTTTCGGTGATGATTATGAATAA
- a CDS encoding type I restriction endonuclease subunit R, EcoR124 family, producing MSNAPKSASEKIFQEKFVKELEKYKWEAPDFLDGNKQKITVNDLINHWRSELNRINADMLEGVELTDNEFKQVVAKVNQINNSYEAAKILAIEESTGKIDGIYRDDHPDVTRKQITLTIFKKAAVRGGDSSYRIAREVQTPNNNRFDIVLLINGLPLINIEQKRTDKTLDEAFGQFMRYYRDGEYSNNFMAFSQMMVMTSEIATRYFATPKTINDFNQSFIFHWSDKENHIVNDWEKVIGQFLMIPMAHQMIGDYLVIDEARDEENRRHMLMRPYQVHALQAVEGAAFGWDNKEKLPHGGYVWHTTGSGKTITSFKTALFLSTRAGFDKVIFLVDRRELDNRTSENFKAYAAYEPVSVDDTKHTYQLKKILKSAKKGIVVTTTFKLNTLVKELEESSDASLSEKKIIFIIDEAHRTTMGQMMGTIKRYFKKNGLFFGFTGTPLFDENNIKGKINEKSEVINTTEKLFGPELHKYTIDEAIADKNVLGFHVDYINTGEFKSYEDLREQIAEDIKAEKPHLTDREIEREVQEMSELELEKEAVKRELLIYQDETHIPRVVEEILNNWESQSQGREFNAILTVAYKPRVIAYYNEFKKQLAERKENLNVAMTFSFGNENDTTPLDPEIVKGMFTDYATFTGIQFIAEDKKHGEDAYFEDVVERATRGGSGRNPKNIDLVIVADQLLTGYDSKRLNTLYVDRSLKLQNLIQAYSRTNRVFGSNKEFGTIINFQYPRITEELVTVALKLYGSGGKSSKAIVDTYETAVNKLALKVAEMIPTLPNPTEWQTLERDEEQKEVFILAFKDTAEQLNLVEQYYEFKWDDVSFGIDEHTWLQYIGAYRNLTWKEGTTQTPTTINTLVGKTKLAGTQVIDANHILSLIGSKVITSNGVQTVDNETRRIIYEQIQELSNMGEFEQAKLLKEFVDTELVSGNLSGNLNFDEAFEIWKDDKLQKEVDIFASEWGINNELLLKSVRSYSISQPDVIPYREDITRSVDFGKATNKTAGILLKHNISLSKKLPEWIAEVRQKYN from the coding sequence ATGAGCAATGCACCGAAAAGCGCTTCAGAAAAAATTTTTCAAGAGAAATTTGTAAAAGAATTAGAAAAGTATAAATGGGAAGCACCGGATTTTTTGGACGGTAATAAACAAAAAATTACTGTTAATGATTTAATAAATCACTGGCGAAGTGAATTAAACCGTATAAATGCTGATATGTTGGAAGGCGTGGAATTGACGGATAACGAATTTAAACAAGTCGTGGCGAAAGTTAATCAAATTAATAATAGCTATGAAGCTGCGAAGATTTTAGCTATCGAAGAATCCACAGGAAAGATTGATGGTATTTATCGTGATGATCATCCAGATGTTACGAGAAAACAAATCACATTGACGATTTTTAAAAAGGCTGCGGTACGAGGTGGAGATTCTAGTTATCGAATTGCACGAGAAGTGCAAACACCGAATAACAACCGATTTGATATAGTCCTGTTGATTAATGGTTTACCTTTAATCAACATCGAGCAAAAACGCACAGATAAAACGCTAGATGAAGCGTTCGGACAATTCATGCGTTATTATCGTGATGGCGAATACAGTAACAACTTTATGGCTTTTTCACAGATGATGGTAATGACATCTGAAATTGCTACTCGATATTTTGCGACACCTAAAACTATTAACGATTTTAATCAAAGTTTTATTTTTCATTGGTCCGATAAAGAAAATCATATCGTCAATGATTGGGAAAAAGTGATCGGACAATTCTTAATGATTCCGATGGCACATCAGATGATTGGAGATTATTTAGTAATTGATGAAGCTCGTGATGAAGAAAATAGACGACATATGTTAATGCGCCCTTATCAAGTACACGCTTTACAGGCGGTAGAAGGTGCTGCATTTGGTTGGGATAATAAAGAGAAATTACCGCATGGTGGTTATGTTTGGCATACTACGGGTTCGGGTAAAACGATTACGAGTTTCAAAACCGCATTATTTTTATCCACAAGAGCTGGTTTTGATAAAGTAATCTTCCTTGTAGATAGACGTGAACTCGACAATCGTACTAGCGAAAACTTTAAAGCCTACGCTGCGTATGAGCCTGTTTCTGTTGATGATACAAAACATACATATCAACTAAAAAAGATACTCAAATCTGCTAAAAAAGGTATTGTGGTAACAACTACGTTCAAATTAAATACCTTAGTTAAAGAGTTAGAAGAATCGAGTGATGCTAGTTTATCCGAAAAGAAAATTATTTTTATCATTGATGAAGCCCATCGTACAACAATGGGACAGATGATGGGAACTATTAAGCGTTATTTCAAGAAAAATGGACTTTTCTTCGGCTTTACGGGTACACCTTTATTTGATGAAAATAATATAAAAGGGAAAATAAACGAAAAAAGTGAAGTCATCAATACAACGGAAAAGTTATTCGGACCGGAATTACATAAATACACTATCGATGAAGCTATTGCTGATAAAAACGTATTAGGTTTCCATGTTGATTATATAAACACAGGGGAATTCAAAAGTTATGAAGATTTAAGAGAGCAAATAGCAGAAGATATAAAGGCCGAAAAACCTCATTTAACTGACAGAGAAATTGAACGCGAAGTACAAGAAATGTCCGAACTTGAACTCGAAAAGGAAGCTGTAAAACGTGAATTACTAATATATCAAGATGAAACACATATCCCGCGTGTAGTAGAAGAAATTTTGAATAATTGGGAATCACAATCACAAGGTAGAGAATTCAATGCTATTTTGACAGTTGCTTATAAACCTCGTGTCATTGCTTATTACAATGAATTCAAAAAACAATTAGCCGAACGTAAAGAAAACTTAAATGTGGCAATGACATTTAGTTTTGGGAACGAAAATGATACTACACCGCTTGATCCGGAAATTGTGAAGGGCATGTTTACAGATTACGCTACATTTACAGGTATCCAATTCATTGCGGAGGATAAAAAACATGGTGAGGATGCTTACTTTGAAGATGTCGTAGAACGTGCTACGAGAGGTGGTAGTGGGCGAAATCCTAAAAATATAGACCTTGTGATTGTAGCTGACCAATTACTGACAGGGTATGATTCTAAGCGTTTAAATACATTATATGTTGATAGATCGCTTAAACTTCAAAATTTAATTCAAGCTTATTCACGAACTAATCGTGTATTTGGTTCAAATAAGGAATTCGGGACAATTATCAATTTCCAATATCCTCGAATTACTGAGGAATTAGTAACAGTCGCATTGAAGCTGTATGGAAGTGGCGGTAAGAGTAGCAAGGCGATTGTTGATACCTATGAAACTGCTGTAAATAAATTGGCTTTAAAAGTTGCAGAGATGATTCCTACATTACCAAATCCTACTGAATGGCAGACACTTGAACGAGATGAAGAACAAAAAGAAGTGTTTATTCTTGCTTTTAAAGATACGGCTGAACAATTAAATTTAGTGGAACAATATTATGAATTTAAGTGGGATGACGTAAGTTTCGGTATTGATGAACACACTTGGTTACAATATATTGGTGCGTATAGGAACTTAACTTGGAAAGAAGGAACGACACAAACTCCAACAACAATTAATACACTCGTTGGAAAAACGAAGTTAGCTGGAACACAAGTAATTGATGCGAATCATATCCTTAGTTTAATCGGTTCCAAAGTTATCACATCTAATGGTGTGCAAACAGTCGATAATGAAACACGCCGTATTATTTATGAACAAATTCAAGAATTAAGTAATATGGGTGAATTTGAACAAGCTAAATTATTAAAAGAATTCGTTGATACGGAACTCGTTTCCGGAAATTTAAGCGGGAATTTAAATTTTGACGAGGCTTTTGAAATTTGGAAAGATGATAAGCTACAAAAAGAGGTAGATATATTCGCTAGTGAATGGGGAATAAATAACGAATTATTATTAAAATCCGTGCGTTCGTATTCTATTTCACAACCTGATGTGATTCCATACAGAGAAGATATTACTCGTAGTGTAGATTTTGGAAAAGCGACAAATAAAACAGCGGGTATTCTGTTAAAACATAATATATCGCTATCTAAAAAACTTCCGGAATGGATTGCTGAAGTTCGACAAAAATATAATTAA
- a CDS encoding restriction endonuclease subunit S gives MTKTNNLVPKRRFQEFQNTNSWEQCELGKITNSYSGGTPSVGRSEYYDGDIPFIRSGEINSDSTELFISEKALNSSSAKMVEVGDILYAMYGATSGEAGISKINGAINQAILAIKPIEGYDSKFIMQLLRSQKHKILDKYLQGGQGNLSGSIVKGLQIKVPNYDEQNKIGRFFEELENNIIFQKRKLEKAQALKFAYLSELFPNEGDLEPKRRFAGFTGAWKQGTIGEFGYFYYGKSAPKWSVTSDATTPCVRYGELYTKHKEKIDTIYSFTNIPRENLKFSTGNEVLVPRVGEDPLDFANCSWLSIPGVAIGEMISVYNTQQNPLFTAYMFNALFKYEFAKRVEGGNVSNLYYTKLENIPVSYPSIEEQNKIASFLDNLSNLIVLHQRKLEKLQNLKKAYLNEMFI, from the coding sequence ATGACGAAAACAAATAATTTAGTACCCAAAAGACGATTTCAAGAGTTTCAAAACACTAATAGTTGGGAACAGTGTGAGTTGGGTAAAATAACCAATTCTTATTCGGGTGGTACACCATCAGTAGGTAGATCTGAATATTACGATGGTGATATCCCATTCATTCGTTCTGGTGAGATTAACAGCGATAGTACTGAACTTTTTATATCTGAGAAAGCTCTTAATTCATCATCTGCAAAAATGGTTGAAGTTGGAGATATACTTTATGCGATGTATGGTGCAACTAGTGGAGAAGCTGGAATATCAAAAATTAATGGTGCAATTAACCAAGCAATATTAGCAATTAAGCCAATAGAAGGATATGATTCAAAATTTATTATGCAATTGCTACGCAGTCAAAAACATAAAATTTTAGATAAATATCTCCAAGGTGGTCAAGGGAACTTATCAGGCTCGATTGTCAAAGGATTACAAATCAAGGTTCCGAATTATGATGAGCAGAATAAAATTGGTAGATTTTTTGAAGAATTAGAGAACAATATCATTTTTCAAAAGCGTAAGTTAGAAAAAGCTCAAGCTTTAAAATTTGCTTATCTGTCTGAACTATTTCCCAATGAGGGTGACCTTGAGCCAAAAAGGAGATTTGCAGGATTTACTGGTGCATGGAAACAAGGTACTATTGGGGAATTTGGCTATTTCTATTATGGAAAAAGCGCTCCAAAATGGTCAGTAACATCGGATGCAACAACGCCATGTGTAAGATATGGAGAACTTTATACGAAACACAAAGAAAAAATTGATACAATTTATTCTTTTACAAATATTCCAAGAGAAAATTTGAAATTTAGTACCGGAAACGAAGTTCTTGTTCCCCGTGTAGGCGAAGATCCATTAGATTTCGCAAATTGTAGTTGGCTTAGCATACCTGGAGTTGCAATAGGCGAAATGATTTCAGTTTACAACACACAACAAAATCCATTATTTACTGCATACATGTTCAACGCCCTTTTCAAATATGAATTTGCAAAACGTGTCGAGGGAGGGAATGTATCAAATTTATATTACACAAAATTAGAAAATATTCCTGTTTCCTATCCAAGTATAGAAGAACAGAATAAGATAGCTTCTTTCTTAGATAATTTAAGTAATCTCATTGTTCTGCATCAACGCAAGTTAGAAAAACTGCAAAATTTGAAAAAAGCTTATTTAAATGAAATGTTTATTTAG
- a CDS encoding type I restriction-modification system subunit M, which yields MITSEEIKRRLWDGANELRGSMDASRYKDYMLGLMFYKFLSDKTLETFRTASGLGQISESELVNEYKKAQEEYGEELEKMIQDVLGYYVTPAYLYQTWLRDIDSGEFEVQKVTDSLNNFERTIAVSNDADDFKGLFSSSTLDLTDTALGSNLNERSKNIKALILLFSDLNMVALQKGDILGDAYEYLIGQFAMESGKKAGEFYTPHQVSEVMAQIVAKTTKVTSIYDPTVGSGSLLLTVKKHLSEDAQANLNYYGQEKNTATYNLTRMNLLLHGVRPDKMTIKNGDTLSHDWPEDPDRPNEGVQFDAVVMNPPYSAKKWNKSNLKVSDPRFEVAGILPPDSKGDFAFLLHGLFHLGTNGTMAIVLPHGVLFRGGAEGEIRERLLEKNYIDTIIGLPSNLFTNTSIPVAILVLKKNRQINDSVLLIDASRGFIKVGKQNVLQEKDIAKIVDTYVERREEAGYSHLATRKEILENQYNLNIPRYIESIDEEIPQDVDAHVFGGIPQQNIADLKILQSMVSDILGQSLKQVREGYVGLIKSVDDITVDVLNDARIIELSKKVEDKANVYIDKYWDTLRNVDDQTNLTHLMEKMLIEIKEILSTFDYIDVYDGYQIVAEIWKKSLTHDTELIKLSDFYTVGRTREPNMVTKGTGNKKREEQDGWVGSIVPNELIKKHLFSQEVEEIESKKTQIQKIETELSELVDAAKIEDSDEANALGDTLNEAGEVFESKAVKAELKAASKETVEYQLLKKVSQLIDNKSALNKAVKIEEKALKEAVQERILILTDEEIDCLMYEKWFGNTVAMIVNLVEMPLKKELNTLKMLHDRYADTLSVIDEQSRNLESSFEVMLKELVVIS from the coding sequence ATGATTACATCAGAAGAAATTAAACGCAGATTATGGGATGGAGCCAACGAACTTCGTGGTTCAATGGATGCAAGCCGTTATAAAGATTATATGCTTGGGTTAATGTTCTATAAGTTTCTTAGTGATAAAACTTTAGAAACATTCAGAACAGCCAGCGGTTTAGGGCAAATATCGGAATCGGAATTGGTTAATGAATATAAAAAAGCGCAAGAAGAGTATGGAGAAGAATTAGAAAAAATGATTCAAGACGTACTTGGTTACTATGTAACTCCTGCGTATCTATATCAGACGTGGTTACGAGATATTGATTCGGGTGAGTTTGAAGTTCAAAAAGTAACAGATAGTTTGAATAATTTTGAGCGTACTATTGCCGTTTCGAATGATGCAGATGACTTTAAAGGCTTATTTTCAAGTTCAACGTTGGATTTAACAGATACAGCTTTAGGTAGTAACTTAAATGAACGTAGTAAAAATATTAAAGCACTTATTTTATTATTTTCAGATTTAAACATGGTGGCATTACAAAAAGGGGATATTCTTGGTGATGCTTATGAATACCTTATAGGTCAGTTTGCAATGGAATCGGGGAAAAAGGCGGGTGAGTTCTATACACCTCATCAAGTTAGTGAGGTTATGGCACAAATTGTAGCAAAAACAACAAAGGTTACATCGATTTATGACCCCACTGTTGGTTCGGGTTCGTTGCTACTAACAGTTAAGAAACATTTAAGCGAAGATGCTCAAGCGAACTTAAATTACTATGGTCAAGAAAAAAATACAGCGACTTATAACTTAACGCGTATGAATTTGCTACTTCATGGTGTACGTCCGGATAAAATGACGATTAAAAATGGCGATACACTATCACATGATTGGCCGGAAGATCCGGACCGTCCAAACGAAGGTGTACAATTTGATGCGGTTGTTATGAATCCTCCTTATTCTGCTAAAAAATGGAATAAATCGAATTTAAAAGTAAGTGACCCTCGTTTTGAAGTAGCGGGCATATTACCACCCGATTCTAAAGGAGATTTCGCTTTCCTTTTACATGGATTATTCCACTTAGGTACAAATGGAACGATGGCTATCGTATTGCCTCATGGTGTGTTATTCCGTGGGGGCGCGGAAGGTGAAATTCGTGAACGTTTACTTGAGAAAAATTACATTGATACCATCATTGGTTTACCGAGTAACCTATTTACGAATACAAGCATTCCTGTAGCTATCCTTGTTTTGAAAAAAAATCGTCAAATTAATGATTCGGTGCTACTTATTGACGCTTCTCGTGGCTTTATCAAAGTAGGAAAGCAAAATGTGTTACAGGAAAAAGATATTGCTAAAATCGTGGATACGTATGTGGAACGTAGAGAAGAAGCTGGTTATAGCCATTTAGCTACTCGTAAAGAAATACTTGAAAATCAATACAATCTGAACATCCCTCGTTATATTGAGTCGATTGACGAAGAAATACCACAAGATGTAGATGCCCATGTTTTTGGAGGTATTCCTCAACAAAATATAGCTGATTTGAAAATTTTACAATCTATGGTGTCTGATATTTTGGGACAGTCTTTGAAACAAGTTCGTGAAGGCTATGTTGGACTGATAAAATCAGTGGATGACATAACAGTCGATGTCTTAAACGACGCACGAATTATTGAACTATCAAAAAAAGTGGAAGATAAAGCGAATGTTTATATCGATAAATATTGGGATACTTTACGAAACGTGGATGACCAAACGAATTTGACACATTTGATGGAAAAAATGCTTATTGAAATTAAAGAAATTTTATCTACATTTGATTATATTGATGTGTATGACGGCTATCAAATTGTAGCTGAAATTTGGAAAAAATCACTAACGCATGATACAGAACTTATTAAACTAAGTGATTTCTATACAGTAGGACGTACTCGTGAGCCGAATATGGTTACAAAAGGAACAGGAAATAAAAAACGTGAAGAACAAGACGGTTGGGTAGGAAGTATTGTACCGAATGAGTTGATTAAAAAACATTTATTTAGTCAAGAAGTAGAAGAAATTGAATCAAAGAAAACACAAATTCAAAAAATCGAAACAGAATTGTCCGAATTGGTAGATGCTGCAAAGATTGAAGATAGTGATGAAGCCAATGCTTTAGGCGATACGTTGAATGAAGCGGGAGAGGTCTTTGAGAGTAAAGCTGTAAAAGCAGAGTTAAAAGCAGCAAGCAAAGAAACAGTAGAATATCAACTATTAAAAAAAGTCAGTCAATTAATAGATAATAAATCAGCACTTAATAAGGCTGTTAAAATCGAGGAAAAAGCACTTAAAGAAGCGGTACAAGAACGGATTTTAATTCTAACAGATGAAGAAATTGATTGCTTGATGTATGAAAAATGGTTTGGTAACACAGTAGCTATGATAGTTAATCTGGTAGAAATGCCACTTAAAAAAGAATTAAACACATTAAAAATGCTACATGATCGTTATGCAGATACTTTATCGGTGATTGACGAGCAAAGTCGAAACTTGGAATCATCATTTGAAGTAATGCTGAAAGAACTGGTGGTGATATCATGA
- a CDS encoding N-6 DNA methylase, whose translation MGDLNIAFGKLTNVLKGHIDVLEYKHVIGSAMTLKQIEIEKKFVVSEAAKWSNIVFQRQDLKSVLINAFIEIEKANPGLQQVFAIEHVTKLDEKTVEYLISVINQIPVTPETFKEMLYHFASQEGKAGGEFLTPKSLAELLPSLLNIRGGEVYDGTAGAALLLTEAAKYAQKHGQNVCLYGQEINPSIYALGKMNSIIHGVDHQYALGNTLSEPAFVEGQLKKFDYVLMNFPFSLKNWGSERAEYDLYNRYKYGIPSNSNADMAFVQHAIASLKEDGKAALIVTHGTLFRGGADKKIRQALLEEDLIEAIIGLPQNLFFTTNIPVAILILNKKKSVERKGKIQFINAQDHIEKTRGQNVLRAEVQEKIISAYHNAEEMKQYSMFVSVEEIEDANLNIAHYFTEDNVESIFGNVLVNKNTYENDSTPKAELKELATIIRGMNTPPKKDLEQQEGEYHLLQLADVQDGKIQFQQLNTIDLERDKANGYEVKEGDILLSSRGTAIKIAIVPALDKKLIASHNFIVIRPNNNVNSYFIKSFLESPIGTYYINSKQKGTVVAVLSVKDIESIPVPKVDAEMQNRLGAAFEEVDKELERAIQQAKEKYSSNYYELYEKIGLTKAFKTF comes from the coding sequence ATGGGTGATTTAAACATAGCTTTTGGAAAGCTTACAAATGTGTTAAAGGGTCATATTGATGTTTTAGAATACAAACATGTTATAGGATCAGCAATGACTCTGAAGCAAATTGAAATTGAAAAAAAATTTGTAGTTAGTGAAGCAGCAAAATGGAGTAACATCGTTTTTCAAAGACAGGATTTAAAATCGGTATTAATAAATGCTTTTATAGAAATTGAAAAAGCTAATCCTGGATTACAGCAAGTATTCGCAATCGAACATGTAACAAAGCTAGATGAAAAAACAGTTGAATATTTAATATCGGTTATCAATCAAATTCCAGTAACACCAGAAACCTTTAAAGAGATGTTATATCACTTTGCCTCACAAGAAGGTAAAGCTGGCGGCGAGTTTTTAACGCCGAAATCGTTGGCGGAATTATTACCATCACTTTTAAATATAAGAGGCGGAGAAGTATATGATGGAACAGCTGGTGCAGCGCTGCTATTAACAGAAGCAGCTAAATACGCACAGAAACACGGGCAAAACGTTTGTTTATACGGACAAGAAATTAATCCGTCAATTTACGCATTAGGGAAAATGAATTCAATTATTCATGGTGTTGATCATCAATATGCTTTAGGAAATACATTATCGGAACCTGCTTTTGTTGAAGGTCAGTTAAAGAAATTTGATTATGTTTTGATGAATTTCCCATTTTCGTTAAAGAATTGGGGAAGTGAAAGAGCTGAGTACGACTTATACAATCGATATAAATATGGTATTCCGAGCAATTCTAATGCAGATATGGCATTTGTACAGCATGCTATCGCGTCATTAAAGGAAGATGGTAAAGCAGCGCTGATTGTTACACATGGTACGTTATTTAGAGGTGGTGCGGATAAAAAAATACGACAAGCTCTTTTAGAGGAAGATTTAATTGAAGCAATCATTGGCCTTCCTCAAAACTTATTCTTTACTACTAACATCCCTGTAGCGATTCTTATTTTAAATAAAAAGAAGTCTGTTGAAAGAAAAGGCAAAATTCAATTCATTAATGCACAAGACCATATTGAAAAAACACGAGGTCAAAACGTTTTAAGAGCAGAGGTTCAAGAAAAAATCATTAGTGCGTATCACAATGCTGAAGAAATGAAGCAATACAGCATGTTTGTTTCAGTTGAAGAAATTGAAGATGCCAACTTAAATATTGCACATTACTTTACTGAGGATAATGTAGAAAGTATTTTTGGCAATGTTTTAGTAAACAAAAATACGTATGAAAATGATTCTACTCCAAAGGCTGAATTGAAAGAATTGGCCACTATCATTAGAGGAATGAATACACCACCAAAAAAAGATTTAGAACAGCAAGAAGGGGAGTATCACTTGCTACAATTGGCTGATGTACAAGATGGTAAAATTCAGTTCCAGCAGTTAAATACAATCGATTTAGAGCGAGATAAGGCGAATGGGTATGAAGTAAAAGAGGGAGATATTTTATTATCTAGCCGAGGCACAGCAATTAAAATTGCCATCGTGCCAGCATTAGATAAAAAGCTTATTGCTTCGCATAACTTTATCGTTATTCGTCCTAATAATAACGTGAATTCGTACTTTATTAAGTCGTTTTTAGAAAGCCCAATTGGTACGTATTATATTAACTCTAAGCAGAAAGGTACTGTTGTGGCAGTATTAAGTGTTAAAGACATTGAATCGATTCCTGTTCCTAAAGTAGATGCTGAAATGCAAAATAGATTAGGAGCAGCGTTTGAAGAGGTTGATAAGGAATTGGAAAGAGCGATTCAGCAGGCGAAGGAAAAATATAGTTCCAATTATTATGAGCTTTATGAGAAAATAGGGTTAACTAAAGCTTTTAAGACTTTTTAA